agaggccgtgcgcaacccgagggtccctagttcaatccccatctagtaccaaccttgtcacgtccgttgtgacctgagcaagacacttcacccttgctcctgatgggtgctggttagcgccttgcatggcagctccctccatcagtgtgtgaatgtgtgtgtgaatgttgtctgtctatctgtgttggccctgcgatgaggtggcgacttgtccagggtgtaccctgccttccgcccaattgtagctgagataggcgccagcgccccccgcgaccccgaaagggaataagcggtagaaaatggatggagccatgggatgacataagaggaaacgtgaccccggaagtaaatgcgtcatcccatagcttgtgtttgtaaattgtttttttatttttattttctaatatagcattaacaaaacgtctgtatttttattaaaaaaaaaacgttaacaaaacgtctgtattaatcatgactccggaagtaaatggcgggggggaaggtttttgtagggggggaagGAATTTGTCGTGACaacgccatgggaacatcgccccctaAAGTTACCACCGGAAGTACAGACGGTACGTCACTATTTTGATTCCCCTGCTTGTGTCCAAGATGAAGGAGGCCAACATGGCCACCACTGCGGCTGCGAGCGTGGAGAAGCTCCTGCGGGCCGCCGTGTCGGAGGACGCCGAGCACGGCGACGACGGCCTGTGCGTGGTGGGCATCTTCGGGAAAAGCAACATGCAGGTGGGCGCGCTGAAAGAGTCGCTGGTCAACAACGTGGCGGACAAGCCCGTCTTCTCGGTGTTCGGCGGGCCGGAGGAGGGCGGCGGCATTCAGGCTTTCTACAGCCGGGACAACCGCGTCTTGTACATGCTGCTCACTTCCGTGAGTGACAGCGGCCAGCTGCTGCGGGCCTGCCGGACTGTGAGCGCGGGGGCCGGCCACGCCGACTCCCACGACCTGTGGAAGGGCCTGGATAGGCAGCACTGCCTCCACCTGCTGTACATGTTCTCCGTGTGCCACGTCCTCCTGCTCGTCCACCCCAACCACACCTTCGACGTCACCTACGACCGACTCTTCCGAGCTTTGGACGCCCTGCGGCAGAAGGTGCTGCCCCTTGTCCGGGCGGCCATCAAGGACTGCCCGGTGTCAAAAGAGTGGAAGCTGAACTGTCGGCCATGTCCTCCAAGACTTCTCTTCATCTTCCAGATGAACGGAACTCTCAAGGTTCAGTATTCATTCTGACGATcataacactatatatatatatatttttatatatatatatatatatatatatatatatatatatatatatatatatatatatatatatatacatatatatatatatatatatatacacacagtggggcaaacaagtatttagtcagccaccgattgtacaagttctcccacttaaagtgatgacagaggtctgtaatttgagagacaaaatgtgggaaaaaaatccaggaattcacattgtaggaatttgaaagaatttatttgtaaactatggtaGAAAAGAAgtacttggtcaaccattcaaagctctcactgatagaaagaggttttggctcaaaatctcacgatacatggccccattcattctttccttaacacggatcaatcgtcctgtctccttagcagaaaaaaagccccaaagcatgatgtttccacccccatgcttcacagtaggtatggtgttcttgggatgcaactcagtattcttcctccaaacacgacaagtagagtttataccaaaaggttctgtcttggtttcatctgaccacatgacattctccgaatcctctgctgtatcatccatgtatccattttggtataaactcaactcgtcgtgtttggaggaagaagaatactgagttgcatcccaagaacaccatacctactgtgaagcatgggggtggaaacatcatgctttggggctgtttttctgctaaggggacgggacgattgatccgtgttaaggaaagaatgaatggggccatgtatggtgagattttgagccaaaacctccttccatcagtgagagctttgaaaagttgaccaaatacttattttctaccataatttacaaataaattattaaaattcgtacaatgtgaattcctggatttacttttcacattctgtctctcacagttgaagtgtacctatgatgaaaattacagacctctgtcatcattttaagtgggagaacttgcacaatctgtggctgactaaatacttttatgccccactgtgtgtgtgtgtgtgtgtgtgtgtgtgtgtgtgtgtgtgtatgtatatatatatatatatatatatatatatatatatatatatatatatatatatatatatatatatatacacacacagccgtggttcttaacctgggttcgatcgaaccctaggggttcggtgagtcggcctcaggggttcgtcggcggtcaaaacacacccgactcatcgtataaatacaaacttctccctatcggcgtattacggatacagcaacagctgactgatttgcaggtgtgtcatttgttgtgagtttatgcactgtgttggttttgttgtttgaacaaggtgatgttcatgcacggttcattttgtgcaccagtaaaaaaaaaacatggtaacactctagtacggggaacatattcgccattaattagttgcttgttaacatgcaaattagtagcataatggctcttaactagtcattattaagtacttattaatgccttattcgacaTGGCCttgttataaccctaaccctctaacccttaccaaataactctaaattaagtctttattacttagaatatgttcccctagtgtccaaataactctaaattaagtctttattacttagaatatgttcccctagtgtccaaataactctaatataagtctttattacttagaatatgttcccctagtgtccaaataactctaatataagtctttgttacttagattatgttcccctcgtgtccaaataactctaaattaaggtaccttcaacaaggttaagaaccactgatatatatatatacatcttttcatccatctattttctaccgcttattccctttggcgtcgcgggtggcgcgggagcctatctcagctacaatcaggcggaaggcggggtacacccgggacaagtcgccacctcatcgcagggccaacacagatagacagacaacattcacactcacaatcatacactaaggccaatttagtgttgccaaccaacttatccccaggtgcatgtatataATTACgggctgctgatattatcggccgataagtgctttaaaatttaatattggaaattatcagtTTAAAAAtcatcggtatcagtttcaaaaaatcaatttatgactttttaaaatgccgctgtgtacacggacgtagggagaagtacagagcgctaataaaccataaaggcactgcctttgcatgccggcccacataatatctacaacttttctcacacaagtgaatgcatgcatacttggtcaacagccatacatacaggtcacactgagggtggccgtataaacaactttaacactgttacaaatatactgtgaaccgacaccaaacaagaatgacaaacacatttcgggagaacatccgcaccgtaacacaacacaaacaccaactcagtggcctagtggttagagtgtcagcctggagatcggtaggttgggagttcaaactccagcagagtcataccaaagaccataaaaatgggactcattacctccctgcttggcactcagcatcaagggttggaattgggggttaaatcaccaaaaatgattcccgggcgcaccaccgctgctgcccactgctcccctcacctcccagggggtgaacaaggggatgggtcaaatgcagaggacatatttcaccacaccgaatgtgtgtgtgacaatcattggtactttaactttaactttgacaacacaacaaatacccagaaccccttgcagcactaactcttctgggacgctacaatatacacccaccgctaccccctaaccccccacctcaactttttttcaataacttgatttgatttattttggaaaaccttgttacattgtttaatgcatccagcggggcatcacaacaaaattaggcatagtaatgtgttaattcaacgactgtatatatcggtatcggttgatatcggaattaagagttggacaatatcggaatatcggatatcggcaaaaaagccattatctgacatctctagtAAGAACCTCAGCGTAGGGGTGTGGTAAAAAATCAATtctcatattaaaaaaaaaaaaaaaaaaatcaattttttttttttttttgtcaatccagcaaaacaatacacagcaataccataacaatgcaatccaattccaaaaccaaacctgacccagcaacactcagaactgcaataaacagagcaatttggaggatacacaaacatgacacggaacaaaccaaaagtagtgaaacaaaaaatgaatattatcaacaacagtatcaatattggttataatttcagcatagtagtgattaaaaatccctcattgacattatcattagacgggggggatggtggggcggggtttggtgctagcgggatgtataatatagccaggacgAGTCACGGaagcatgggattgtgggtatttgttctgttctgtttatgttgtcttactgtgaggatgttctcctgaaatgtgtttgtcattctggtttggtgtgggttcacagtgtggcgcatatttgtaagagtgttaaagttgtttatatcacaactttcagtgtaacctgtatgaccGTTGAGCAACTATGCCTTGCAGACGAGtatgtgtatctgcggaagccacatacaacatgctactgggctggcaagccatttgtacatgttgtagaaggattCTAAAACAGTGGCTTCATATCTCGCCCTTAGTTTTGAtttctgggtgaccatcagcagataataGCGAGAATAGTTGCTTTGAGAATTCGGGATTTTCCCGAAAAacttgggagggttgacaagcgTAATGcggtcaagcggcattcatactaaaagtcgcgggccgcactaacattaaatcttCTTATCAAGGTGCGGACCACGTGTCTAAGACCTCTGGTATACACATAGCACagaccaacaacaaaaaaactctttatgctgtgttatttcattttaaatgtcAAAAGAGTATTGTGGCTCccgttgtcttctttattttgtgaaacggatcaaaatggctctttgagtggtaaaggttgctgacccctggtatacATCAAACAAACCTGTTATGACTTTGTTTCTTTAAAGGTGTCAAACGGTTCCGAGTCAGGTTCTAGTTCTGACAAGCTTAAGAAGCACTCCCCCAGGAGGCGCCTGCAGCACGCCCTGGAGGACCAAATCTACCGCATCTTCCGCAAAAGTCGAGTCCTGACCAATCAGAGCAGCAACTGCCTGTTCACCGTGCCCGCCAACCAGGCGTTCGTCTACGTGGTGCCGGGCGCCGACGAGGACCCTGTGGGCTCCCTGTTGGGCCAGCTGCGGTCCAACTGCATGCTGTGCGAGCAGGATTCCAGCATGCAGCTGAGCGGGCCTAGGCGGTACCAGCAGATGCGGCGCTCGGTCCGCCAATCTGGCACCGGCGTGGACCTGTTTGGGGCGTCGGCGGGCGGTCAGCTGGTGGACTGTAGCCTGAAGGAGTTCCTGTGGCAGCAcgtggagctggtgctgaccAAGAAGGGCTTTGACGACAGCGTCGGACGCAACCCTCAGCCCTCGCACTTTGAGCTGCCGACCTACCGCAAGTGGGCCCAGGTCGCCTTAAGACTCCACCAAGTCCTCGTGGGCGGCGCCGAGGAGGAGGACGACGTGGAGACGGCGGCGAAAGTGCAGAGCCAGCTGAAGGTGCTGGACGCCTTCCTGGACGCCGACACCAAGTTCTCAGAGAACCGATGCCAGAAGGCGCTGCCTTTGGCCCACAGCGCCTACCAGTCCAACCTACCCCACAACTACACCACCACCGTACACAAGAACCAGCTGACGCAGGCGCTGCGGGTCTACAGCCAGCACGCCCGCGGCGTGGCGTTCCAGCGCTACGCCCTGCAGCTTCACGAGGACTGCTATAAGTTCTGGAGCAACGGACACCAACTGTGCGAGGAGCGCAGCCTCTCCGACCAACACTGCGTACATAAGTTCCACCTTCTGCCGCAGCCAGGTGAGCATCTTAGACCGAGGacacatttttcttttatttacctgtgatgtctGCAGGGGAGAAGACGGACGTGGATCACAACCCGCCCATTCTTAGCCACAACAGCAGGGGGCGCTACACCAGCTCCTGCAACTGTGGGAGGAAGCAGGTGCCACGCGAGGATCCATTTGACATACAGGCAGCGAATTATGACTTCTACCAGGTCTGGAATCCTTCTTCCAGGACTTGaagatctacagtggggcaaaaaaagtatttagtcagccaccgatagtgcaagttctcccacttaaaatgatgacagaggtctgtaattttcatcaaaggaacacttcaactgtgagagacagaatttggaaaaaaaatccaggaattcacattgtaggaattttaaagaatttatttgtcaattatggtggaaaaaaagtatttggtcacttcaaacaaggaagatctttggctctcacagacctgtaacaacttctttaagaagctcttctgtcctccactcgttacctgtattaataacacttgtttgaacttgttatctgtataaaagacacctgtccacagcctcaaacagtcagactccaaactccacaatggccaagaccaaagagctgctgaaggacaccaggaaaagaattgtagacctgcaccagactgggaagagggaatctacaataggcaagcagcttggtgtgaaaaaatcaactgtgggagcaattatcagaaaatggatgacatacaagaccactgataatctccctcgatctggggctccacccaagatctcatcctgtggggtcaaaatgatcatgagggGGGAAtaggtgaatgacctgcagagagctgggaccaaagtaacaaaggttaccatcagaaacacactacgccgacagggagtcaaatcctgcagtgccagacgtgtccccctgcttaagccagtgcatgtccaggcccgtctgaagtttgccagagagcacatggatgatacagcagaggattgggagaatgtcgtgtggtcagatgaaacaaaaatagaactttttggtataacctcaacttgtcgtgtttggaggaagaagaatactgagttgtatcccaagaacaccatacctactgtgaagcatgggggtggaaacatcatgctttggggctgtttttctgctaagaggacaggacgattgatccgtgttaaggaaagaatgaatggggccatgtatcgtgagattttgagccaaaacctccttccatcagtgagagctttgaatggttcaccaaatacttattttccaccacaaaaaaatttctttaaaattcctacaatgtgaattcctggattttttttttcacattctgtctctcacagtagaagtgtacctatgatgaaaattacagacctctgtcatcattttaagtgggagaacttgcacaatctttggctgactaaatacttttttgccccactgtacttgcaTCTGTACGTCTAACCCTGGCTCCCTTTTGTAGCTGCTGGAGGACAAATGTTGCAGTAAGCTGGAGAGGATCAACTTTCCCATCTTC
The window above is part of the Nerophis ophidion isolate RoL-2023_Sa linkage group LG04, RoL_Noph_v1.0, whole genome shotgun sequence genome. Proteins encoded here:
- the LOC133551875 gene encoding nonsense-mediated mRNA decay factor SMG8-like, which codes for MKEANMATTAAASVEKLLRAAVSEDAEHGDDGLCVVGIFGKSNMQVGALKESLVNNVADKPVFSVFGGPEEGGGIQAFYSRDNRVLYMLLTSVSDSGQLLRACRTVSAGAGHADSHDLWKGLDRQHCLHLLYMFSVCHVLLLVHPNHTFDVTYDRLFRALDALRQKVLPLVRAAIKDCPVSKEWKLNCRPCPPRLLFIFQMNGTLKVSNGSESGSSSDKLKKHSPRRRLQHALEDQIYRIFRKSRVLTNQSSNCLFTVPANQAFVYVVPGADEDPVGSLLGQLRSNCMLCEQDSSMQLSGPRRYQQMRRSVRQSGTGVDLFGASAGGQLVDCSLKEFLWQHVELVLTKKGFDDSVGRNPQPSHFELPTYRKWAQVALRLHQVLVGGAEEEDDVETAAKVQSQLKVLDAFLDADTKFSENRCQKALPLAHSAYQSNLPHNYTTTVHKNQLTQALRVYSQHARGVAFQRYALQLHEDCYKFWSNGHQLCEERSLSDQHCVHKFHLLPQPGEKTDVDHNPPILSHNSRGRYTSSCNCGRKQVPREDPFDIQAANYDFYQLLEDKCCSKLERINFPIFQPSTPDPAPASNQVQCPANEASAAGDADRLREPSTAQSHTPGDTSLSLALSLGQSTDSLGPYGDGEAAAESQVQQKRPSLADRQPSTVEYLPGMMHSGCPKGLLPKFSSWSLVKLGPAKFYNCHTGLEQPGFLPGSSFLLPWDLVIRSRTDEEAVLEALDGGASSWPVPNKTLVSKRGNVGSLGRGRRRDDTARAFMGFEYEDGRGRRFISSGPDKVVKVLGPGGAKDPASRVLNTDMPLYIPSPSQGRGVKPHFSQLMRLFIVVPEAPLEVTLNPQVQPGPSPCPLFHPEQTDLVLPPDSFWVLRFPFAYATELGPCYPPKENQPLNNYKVLRGILKATTANPQ